In a single window of the Scophthalmus maximus strain ysfricsl-2021 chromosome 18, ASM2237912v1, whole genome shotgun sequence genome:
- the rsph3 gene encoding radial spoke head protein 3 homolog, whose product MAFHSHIHRDPNGTYTFSSRPRPVENRSKYREAPPEQTQGNYGNIMYDRRVVRGNTYAQQFIPTAAQPDAAEMEMQQEIRRRAIARKRAREQSGPKTPEALQGRQHIDVQTELYLEELSEAIVGTDVDCQTDAFLDRPASPLFIPAKSGTDVETQIEDGELFNFDSEVQPVLEVLVGKTIEQSLLEVLEEEELACLRAQQRAYQELRNIELAEVQRLQEQERRHSEERVHRIAQQKEVLEKEREAAEKIAARAYTQQYLADLVPAVFKSLYSHGYFNDPVEKDIETNFFPWLMAEVNNTLERRYTARQLLDNIIHDVAKERLEGFKEAKSDE is encoded by the exons ATGGCGTTTCACTCGCACATCCACAGGGATCCGAACGGAACCTACACGTTCTCCAGTCGGCCCCGACCCGTGGAGAACCGCTCCAAATACAGAGAGGCCCCGCCCGAACA GACACAGGGCAACTATGGAAACATTATGTACGACCGCCGCGTTGTCCGAGGGAACACTTACGCTCAACAATTCATACCGACC GCCGCCCAGCCGGACGCTGCTGAGATggaaatgcagcaggagatccGGAGGAGAGCCATTGCTCGAAAACGGGCCAGAGAGCAGAGCGGACCAAAGACCCCTGAAGCCCTGCAGGGCAGACAACACATTGATGTACAAACAG AACTTTATCTTGAAGAACTAAGTGAAGCCATAGTGGGTACAGATGTTGACTGCCAGACTGATGCTTTCCTGGACAGACCTGCAAGCCCGCTCTTCATACCTGCCAAATCTGGCACCGATGTTGAAACACAGATAGAGGACGGAGAG TTGTTTAACTTTGACAGCGAGGTGCAGCCGGTGCTGGAGGTCCTGGTGGGTAAGACGATAGAGCAGTCTCTGCTcgaggtgctggaggaggaggagctggcctGTCTCAGGGCCCAGCAGAGGGCCTACCAGGAGCTCCGGAATATCGAGCTGGCAGAAGTGCAGCGGCTTCAGGAGCAGGAGAGACGCCACAGCGAGGAGAGA GTACATAGAATTGCTCAGCAGAAGGAGGtgctggagaaagaaagagaggctgCGGAGAAGATTGCTGCCCGTGCATACACCCAGCAGTACTTGGCTGACCTTGTACCCGCAGTCTTCAAGTCATTGTATAGCCACGGCTACTTTAATGATCCTGTTGAGAAAG ATATCGAGACAAATTTCTTCCCATGGCTGATGGCTGAGGTCAACAACACGTTGGAGAGGAGATACACAGCAAGACAGCTCCTGGACA ATATCATCCACGATGTCGCCAAGGAGAGACTGGAGGGCTTCAAGGAGGCCAAATCTGACGAGTAG